In Siniperca chuatsi isolate FFG_IHB_CAS linkage group LG20, ASM2008510v1, whole genome shotgun sequence, the following proteins share a genomic window:
- the LOC122867179 gene encoding ras-related protein Rab-5C-like translates to MAGRGGGTTRPNGATVANKICQFKLVLLGESAVGKSSLVLRFVKGQFHEFQESTIGAAFLTQTVCLDDTTVKFEIWDTAGQERYHSLAPMYYRGAQAAIVVYDITNTDTFARAKNWVKELQRQASPNIVIALAGNKADIANKRAVELQEAQAYADDNSLLFMETSAKTAMNVNEIFMAIAKKLPKNDPQGGAGQGGRTRTGVDLQEAAPQGRSSRCCGGGN, encoded by the exons atGGCTGGGCGCGGTGGAGGAACAACCAGGCCTAATGGTGCCACAGTGGCAAACAAAATCTGCCAGTTCAAACTTGTGCTGCTGGGGGAGTCAGCGGTAGGCAAGTCCAGCTTAGTGCTGCGCTTTGTCAAAGGCCAGTTTCATGAATTCCAGGAGAGCACCATTGGAG CGGCCTTCCTCACTCAGACTGTCTGTCTGGATGACACCACTGTGAAGTTTGAGATCTGGGACACAGCAGGTCAAGAGCGCTACCACAGCCTGGCTCCAATGTACTACAGAGGCGCTCAGGCGGCCATTGTGGTTTACGACATTACCAACACA GATACTTTTGCACGAGCGAAAAACTGGGTaaaggagctgcagagacaagCCAGTCCCAACATAGTGATCGCTCTGGCTGGAAACAAGGCAGACATCGCAAACAAGAGAGCTGTAGAGCTTCAG GAGGCACAAGCATACGCTGATGACAACAGTCTACTCTTCATGGAGACCTCAGCCAAGACTGCCATGAATGTCAATGAAATTTTCATGGCTATTG CGAAGAAGCTACCGAAGAACGATCCTCAGGGTGGAGCTGGACAAGGGGGGCGGACCAGGACAGGAGTGGATCTACAAGAAGCTGCTCCTCAGGGCCGCAGCAGCCGGTGCTGCGGCGGGGGCAATTAG
- the si:dkeyp-80c12.8 gene encoding uncharacterized protein si:dkeyp-80c12.8 isoform X1 — MIHWICINRSASPDKKQAGRLAAHIWGIKTPVGQFTRDWCTDMRHCENMKTVIVALLVSLVVSQGEALKCYCGGLKHCLNPAETCHGLNDVCAKVTFSAGFTGSYFQGCVKAIECMIENRRGVSATCCSRNLCNG; from the exons ATGATACACTGGATTTGCATCAATCGCTCAGCAAGTCCAGATAAAAAGCAAGCTGGAAGGCTGGCAGCACACATTTGGGGTATCAAAACTCCAGTAGGACAATTTACCAG AGATtggtgtacagacatgagacaTTGTGAAAACATGAAGACTGTGATTGTTGCTCTTCTGGTATCGTTGGTTGTCAGCCAGG gtGAAGCCTTGAAGTGTTACTGTGGAGGCCTGAAGCATTGTTTAAACCCTGCGGAGACCTGCCACGGTTTAAATGATGTCTGTGCCAAAGTCACCTTTTCTGCTGGATTCA CTGGCAGCTACTTCCAGGGTTGCGTCAAAGCAATTGAGTGCATGATAGAGAATCGTCGAGGTGTATCTGCCACTTGCTGCAGTAGGAATCTGTGCAACGGATAA
- the si:dkeyp-80c12.8 gene encoding uncharacterized protein si:dkeyp-80c12.8 isoform X2, which translates to MKTVIVALLVLLVVSQGEALKCYCGGLKHCLNPAETCHGLNDVCAKVTFSAGFTGSYFQGCVKAIECMIENRRGVSATCCSRNLCNG; encoded by the exons ATGAAGACTGTGATTGTTGCTCTTCTGGTATTGTTGGTTGTCAGCCAGG gtGAAGCCTTGAAGTGTTACTGTGGAGGCCTGAAGCATTGTTTAAACCCTGCGGAGACCTGCCACGGTTTAAATGATGTCTGTGCCAAAGTCACCTTTTCTGCTGGATTCA CTGGCAGCTACTTCCAGGGTTGCGTCAAAGCAATTGAGTGCATGATAGAGAATCGTCGAGGTGTATCTGCCACTTGCTGCAGTAGGAATCTGTGCAACGGATAA